The following proteins are encoded in a genomic region of Cryptococcus gattii WM276 chromosome I, complete sequence:
- a CDS encoding STE11p (Similar to TIGR gene model, INSD accession AAW43189.1): MSGFTPALGLHHTHSSSVLPTISNDAEPNPPTSSQPHQLAAYSHLYTTSPNYASKITNESSYSSSTTHHGFKYVRPSTSPLLKPPKGNSFSAYLGDWGSQELFTFLDIHKCGQCLAIFQKNDINGKLLLDLDVAALKSMGIDKISERVRLISGIKDLRRRVTDESVRAPFTLCSCPPERTLLPILPSHSNVLLDRWDCSSSTSCLGKREITFRPPPLDLRGHMPPRLSNHSSQSIASIDTHDVHTTNPQIGAVQQYPLDQPQSVPTNRSDSLTLRAPPSRNIGRRSPSPRHFEGCESQTDRFTTLNVASDQQVLSSTVNSLTLREDCHLQREEGLPSFLQVPHFRNTFTSSHKTLLSRRSDLARDDTTSHQPFGPAIAEQDNHIRCRIPDTITNIRETSQGDPNHPFAVKSSKSQSGMLDGVCDMVHGPMADGTKPKGKASVPLTGMSSPNIFPVNANSAALSLADLRRQLVKFINTEDDTIRTVNVMHVTSGIEILERALKKFGKWGTGMHSGPDVYSDDDVNGTLEIDGWGVYTESNPDESSKPLSESSLLQKCTFHREGTAIPDKGLFLHKKKRSQKRKNIHDFFGETPPPLMSPTLPTLFTGPHLGLVQGKSQPASESAPFSSTRLSTSANKGPNRASMISVMSGLGVPITCTLPSPQGNGLRLTGQVNSHKKKSMYNFFGHRPPSELISNHLADYFPSAKKSDVEKARHSLLRLSGGNSAYQGSWIDQGDNAPDHRSKPGSSQPPSLPPFEPSRDTLSDSLQAYASTAIHLSRPKHSTALRRRRDSDSSSRSHMSELMQTRLNRDHSDTASLLTVDEITAEVENRRTSAVLKGNCIEEAEDPPSIERDMLPKYEESKGLLHAVCSDGNSNVDDGMSYRGNSDLDPEEEEEEEEEEEEEEEGEEEEDEENEQGKAFTSTGSKRIIKWIKGALIGAGSFGSVYLGMDAQSGLLMAVKQVELSAGSAKTEDRKRSMLSALEREIELLKELQHENIVQYLDSSVDANHLNIFLEYVPGGSVAALLNNYGAFEEALVRNFVRQILTGLNYLHMRGIVHRDIKGANILVDNKGGIKISDFGISKKVENSLITGLRTNRPSLQGSVFWMAPEVVKQTSYSPKADVWSVGCLVVEMLTGTHPWADLTQMQAIFRIGSLARPAPPSDISVQADEFLRKTFEIEHTKRPTAAQLLKHPFIGSPRVRATSSNFINGAIVSEKMQVQIVKEM, encoded by the exons ATGAGCGGCTTTACGCCAGCCTTAGGGCTGCATCATACTCACTCATCTTCTGTTTTACCAACTATTTCCAACGATGCTGAACCAAATCCGCCTACCTCCTCTCAGCCACATCAGTTAGCTGCTTATTCTCACCTGTACACCACTTCTCCCAATTACGCCAGTAAAATCACCAATGAGTCCTCatactcttcttcaaccaCTCATCATGGTTTCAAATATGTCCGCCCATCGACATCCCCTCTTCTAAAGCCGCCGAAAGGCAACTCGTTTTCGGCTTACCTCGGCGACTGGGGCTCTCAAGAACTCTTTACCTTTCTGGACATTCACAAATGTGGACAGTGCTTAGCTATATTTCAGAAGAACGATATCAATGGCAAATTACTGTTAGATCTTGACGTGGCTGCCCTTAAAAGCATGGGTATTGACAAGATCAGCGAGCGGGTAAGGCTTATCAGTGGTATCAAAGATCTTAGGAGGCGTGTGACGGATGAATCAGTCAGGGCGCCCTTCACTCTGTGTAGTTGTCCCCCAGAACGAACGTTGCTCCCAATTCTCCCATCGCATAGCAACGTCTTGCTGGATAGATGGGACTGCTCGAGTTCAACTTCCTGTTTAGGCAAACGCGAAATAACCTTCCGTCCTCCACCTCTTGACCTTCGGGGCCATATGCCTCCTAGATTGAGCAATCACTCGTCCCAGAGCATTGCTTCTATCGACACCCATGACGTTCATACGACAAACCCACAAATTGGAGCCGTCCAACAATATCCGCTTGACCAACCCCAATCTGTGCCTACTAATCGTTCGGATAGCTTGACCCTTCGCGCACCACCGTCCCGCAATATCGGGCGACGATCTCCAAGTCCCCGCCATTTTGAAGGCTGCGAGTCGCAGACCGATCGCTTCACCACATTGAACGTGGCGTCAGATCAACAGGTGCTTTCGTCCACGGTGAACAGTCTGACACTTCGGGAAGATTGCCATTTGCAGCGGGAGGAAGGACTACCATCATTTCTTCAAGTCCCGCACTTCAGGAACACCTTCACATCTTCTCACAAAACATTGCTTTCGAGGCGAAGTGATCTCGCACGTGATGATACTACTTCACATCAGCCCTTTGGGCCAGCTATCGCGGAACAGGACAATCATATAAGATGTAGGATTCCAGACACCATCACCAATATCAGAGAGACATCCCAAGGAGATCCGAACCACCCATTTGCAGTGAAGTCATCAAAGTCTCAGTCAGGCATGTTAGATGGGGTCTGTGATATGGTCCATGGCCCGATGGCAGATGGTACTAAGCCTAAAGGAAAGGCTAGCGTCCCTTTGACTGGTATGTCTTCCCCGAATATCTTTCCAGTGAACGCGAACTCCGCGGCATTATCTCTAGCCGACCTTCGTCGGCAGCTCGTCAAATTTATAAACACAGAAGATGACACCATTCGCACGGTCAATGTAATGCATGTGACAAGCGGGATAGAGATACTGGAAAGGGCTCTTAAAAAATTTGGGAAATGGGGAACTGGCATGCACAGCGGCCCGGATGTATACAGCGATGACGACGTTAATGGAACTTTGGAAATTGATGGTTGGGGAGTATACACTGAAAGCAACCCTGATGAAAGTT CCAAACCTTTATCGGAGTCTAGTCTGCTGCAAAAATGTACATTCCATCGCGAAGGAACGGCTATTCCCGACAAAGGATTGTTTCTGCATAAGAAAAAGCGTTCGCAAAAACGGAAAAACATCCATGATTTCTTTGGTGAAACACCGCCTCCTCTTATGTCTCCTACTTTGCCCACCCTCTTCACAGGACCCCACTTGGGTCTTGTGCAAGGCAAATCGCAACCTGCATCAGAGTCTGCTCCTTTTTCTTCAACTAGACTATCTACGTCGGCAAACAAGGGTCCGAATCGCGCCAGTATGATTAGCGTGATGTCCGGCTTAGGGGTACCAATAACTTGTACGCTCCCTTCACCCCAGGGCAATGGACTTCGTCTCACCGGGCAAGTAAATTCCCACAAGAAGAAATCTATGTACAATTTCTTTGGGCATCGACCCCCTAGCGAACTAATATCGAATCACTTAGCGGATTATTTCCCCTCCGCAAAAAAAAGTGACGTTGAAAAGGCCCGTCATAGTCTACTTCGCCTAAGCGGTGGTAATTCAGCATATCAGGGGAGCTGGATTGACCAAGGAGATAACGCACCTGATCATCGGTCGAAGCCCGGAAGTAGTCAACCCCCTTCACTTCCTCCTTTCGAGCCCTCAAGGGACACCCTGTCTGACTCTCTTCAAGCATATGCATCGACTGCTATACATCTATCCCGCCCAAAACATAGTACAGCTTTGCGGCGAAGGCGTGACTCTGATAGTTCCTCCCGCTCGCATATGTCTGAGTTGATGCAGACACGACTTAATCGGGATCACAGTGACACTGCTAGTCTGTTGACCGTTGATGAAATCACCGCTGAAGTTGAGAACCGGAGGACCAGTGCAGTACTAAAAGGAAACTGCATTGAAGAAGCGGAGGATCCACCGTCCATCGAACGAGATATGTTACCAAAGTATGAGGAGAGCAAAGGGCTTCTGCATGCGGTTTGCAGTGATGGCAACAGTAACGTTGATGATGGAATGAGTTACCGAGGAAATAGCGATCTTGAcccagaagaagaagaagaggaagaggaagaagaagaagaagaggaggaaggggaagaagaagaggatgaggagaacGAGCAAGGAAAAGCTTTTACATCTACCGGTT CCAAGAGAATAATCAAATGGATTAAAGGGGCTCTAATCGGCGCTGGGTCTTTCGGATCTGTTTATTTAGGTATGGACGCACAGTCTGGTTTACTTATGGCTGTCAAACAAGTCGAGCTGTCCGCCGGGAGTGCTAAAACCGAAGACAGAAAGAGAAGTATGCTCTCCGCTCTGGAACGTGAAATTGAGTTGCTTAAAGAGCTTCAGCACGAGAATATCGTTCAATATTTAG ATTCCTCGGTTGACGCCAATCACCTCAATATTTTTCTTGAATATGTTCCAGGTGGCTCAGTCGCAGCTCTCCTCAACAACTATGGCGCATTTGAGGAAGCGCTAGTCCGAAATTTTGTGCGTCAAATCCTGACAGGGTTGAATTATTTGCATATGAGAGGGATTGTGCACAGGGATATCAAAGGCGCCAATATTCTGGTAGATAACAAGGGGGGCATCAAGATATCGGACTTCGGTATCAGCAAAAAAGTCGAAAACA GTCTAATCACTGGCCTCCGTACTAACCGTCCGTCGCTCCAAGGTTCAGTCTTTTGGATGGCCCCAGAAGTTGTTAAGCAGACCTCATATTCACCGAAAGCAGATGTCTGGAGTGTCGGCTGCTTGGTAGTTGAAATGTTGACGGGAACTCACCCATGGGCCGATCTTACACAGATGCAGGCCATCTTCCGA ATTGGCTCATTGGCCCGTCCTGCTCCGCCCTCGGATATATCTGTACAGGCCGATGAGTTTCTCCGCAAGACTTTTGAAATTGAGCACACCAAACGTCCCACAGCTGCTCAACTCCTGAAGCATCCGTTCATTGGCAGCCCGCGAGTGAGAGCAACATCGTCCAATTTCATCAATGGAGCTATTGTCTCCGAGAAAATGCAAGTTCAAATTGTGAAAGAAATGTGA